tgttcttgatgATGTCGATGATAAAAATCAGCTCGATGCTTTGGCTGGCAAGAGAGACTGGTTTCATCCAGGAAGTAGAATCATCGTCACTACGAGGCAAGCGGAGATACTTAAATTTGCAGGTTTGCAGGATGATGCTGTTTATATGGTTGAGGAATTGGATGGGGAAGAATCGCTTCAGCTATTCAAATATCATGCATTTGGAGATCAAGAACCCCAAGAAAAGTATACCAAGTTATCCAAGGAAGTCGTATCAATTAGCAATGGGCTGCCATTAGTTGTCCAAGTGTTTGGTTCACTTTTTAAGACAGCCGAAACGCCAGAGGAATGTGACGAGTTGCTGAAAGACTTGAGATCACGTCGTCAAGTTAGCGAAGTTcatgaaaaattaagaatatgTTATGATAGTTTAAAATGGAATGAGCGGTACATCTTCTTGGATATTGCATGCCTTCTTGTCGGCAAAAGTTCAGAGGACGCCATCTATATGTGGGATGGTGACAATCTTTTGCCACACCTAGCTATAAGGAGCTTGCAAAATAGGTCCCTTATTAAGATTAACAAGGGAAagtttgaaatgcatgaccAAATACGAGACATGGGAAGAGAAATCGTTATGACAGAAAATCCTTCTCACCCTGAAAAGCGCAGCAGATTATGGTGTGAAGAAGACGTGGTGAAAGCTTTAACCAAGCTTCAGGTAAATTAAGACTTGATCTGatcaatttctctttctctaaagATCATCAGTGATTCGATTTGATATTTATTATTTAGTATTTTTGGTCGATGCACAACTGATTCGTCAGCGAATCGACTGATTCGATTTATAAACTGTTTTTTCACAACATGGGTCATAGCTCAaagtaatttttatattttcaaaacaatttttgttcttcaaaagAATATGATCTTCTATCAGGCAAATCCATTTTTCGAAAGATTGCTCAAAAAgatgttttattctttttattattttcagtAAGCAGATCTGTAAGTACGTGATGCGGTTTTCAAATTGCAATTTTTGTAATGCTATGATTGCAATAGAGCATGAATACATGAATTCCTTTACATTAAAAACATTTGGTAAGATAGCAGGATCAAATTGAATACTTGTAGTATATCTGTTCAGGACTGCTCACGAGAAGTTACCCACAAGACAAAGGCCCGCTTTGTCAAAAGCATACAAGTTCGAGTTATTGAAAAAAACCTTAACgaaaaatcaaaatgatgtCGACATAAAATAGCAACCTGTCCGTGatctagaaataaaaataaaatagtaaatTAGTCATAAATAACAAattatgataataaaaaatataataaattgtggcaaaaaaaaatatcgTGCTCTATATTATGAAAAGATCGTTAAAGATAAAATGATAACTTCGTCAATGCAaacaaactttaaaaataaaggACAAAGataggaaatggaaaaagtaTTGAGAAGCTTTAATCAATATTAAAAAGGATATCTGCATGGCATTCAAAACACAAATCCATTTTTCAATTAGAAAATATATTATCTATATTATGAAAAAAACCATTATTCACTAATTTTAGTAAAGTAAATCGCATATTTCACTATTTTATTTTGGGTGATGCTGACATAAACATGTGAAACTAATTAGGCTatagtaaaagaaaattattgatTATGACTTTTTTACAAGCTTTTGTCTTGGGGGCGTAGCATAATTGGTTGGCCTGGAATGATAGATAAAGTAAGATAATTGGTTAGCCTGGAATGATAGATAAAGTAATCGAAAGGGTATGTAAAGAAACtcaatcacttttttttaataaaagacgGGATCAACTATAACTTTCTATATGAGAATTGAAACCTAAGCTCTAAATTGATGAATGGAAAAAAGTGCTTGATCAATGCGTTTGCTCTATCTGAGAGGTGTAGGTAACACAGAATAAGTTAACTGGAAGACAAGTAAAACAATTTGTTCTGCTATCCTATTTTCCAAGGTTTGATTTGAATTCATTGGGCTTCACCTTGGAACGTGAGGTTCATATCTGTTCTGCCACTTTTTTTTAGCAACCAAACGGTACCTTGAGTACCTTCGAATGATGAGCTTCGACTCCCTTCCAGTTATAATATACTTGCTTTTAGGTGAATTTCTCTAGTCTCACTTTAATGGATCTTCTTCATGAACAAATTGCTGGGGGCGAAAATGTGATCACAAGCAAATATAATATAATTGGTCATGATTCCAGGGAAACAAGATTCAAGGCATCCTTCTCAACTCACGTGAGGaaagcaaggcgaaattgagcACCGAAGCCTTTGAATTGATGTCTGAAATTAGAATACTCTTTATCAACTTGGCCAACTTCAGTTACTGTGAATTTCAGCATCTTCCTGCAAGTTTGAAATGGTTAGAATGGAAAGGTTGTCCCTTGCCAACTCTTCCACTTGAAAGCAAGTTTAAAAGCATTGTGGTCCTTAACCTTTCTCGAAGTTTTATCAGCCAATTGTGGACTGAAACACCAACATGGTCAagctcaataccaaggaaagaGGTTTGCGTTTGATCTAATATATGTATAGTAGTTGGCACTCTATGTAATTTTTAATATTCAAGAGTGTTGCTTATTGACTAacattcataaaccatttttgCAGTTGTTTGATGGACTCAAAGTTCTTGACCTCTCCTGTTGTGGATGTCTCAATGCCACTCCCAATTTTGCTATGGCACCAAATCTGGAGAAGCTTATACTTGATGAGTGTAACATGTTGAaagaagttgatgactccattGGGTCTCTAAAAAAGTTGGTCTTTCTCAGCATAAGGGAGTGTGTATCTTTGGAGAAACTACCCAACGAAATATATGGGTTGAGTTCTCTTGTAGTTTTCAACCTTGAAGGATGCAGCACTCTTGTCGCTTTTCCTCAATTTCTGCCAACAAATTCCACTACTGGCTTTTTGAAACTCGAGCAGCTCATCTTGCGAGATTGCCAAAGCCTTGAAGTTCTACCTGACCTTCTCAAGTTTCAGTCTTTAAGAAGCCTGCACATAGATGGCTGCCAAGGCCTTGACCACAGAAGGAAACATTTATTTGAGGTTCTCTCTCTACCACTGTctctgtgtttgtgtgtgtatctACATGTTTCCTTAAGGGGTTTTTGGCTTTTATGTCTCTGTTGCCAATTCAGGATGTGGCATTTAAAGAATGGGATGAACTCGGCATTTCTGGAAGTCGAACACCGTCTTATGAGCAAGAATTTTCTTTCCTACTTCCAGTTGGCTCTATCAATGACCCCTTGCTTTTACAACACTTACAGTGCCATGGTTATGGCGATCCATGCGAGAACAGAACCATCAAATTGCACGTTCGTCATGAAGATACGGCAAAACGTGGGGTCCTCTTGGAGACTATGCATGAAGCTCACTGTGACAATTCTAAGTATAAGGACGATGTGTATGTTGACTGCTATACAATCAATTTTGGTAGGAATGATAAGATAAATGAGGTCCCAAGAGGCAAAACCATAATTATGAAGGTAAAAGCTGCCAACAATTTTGAGCTAACAAAAGTTGACGTCAAAGTTCAAAAAAGAAGCAAGTTTAGAGATGAGAACATGAAGCCATTTATCAGCATATCTAGAAGGAATTTTCAGATTGGACTCTCCATATTCTTCGATCTCCATGAAGCAGATAAACTTGATGCCATTGAATATTCAACGAGGATGGAGAAACGCATAGATGACATATTGATGCAACTGAATGTCCCATGCGGAGAACAAATGCTGTTTTTTGATTGGATTATTGAAGAACTTATTATCCTTACCTTGATTTTTGGTGATATTGATGCTTCATGGTATGAGCAACGGCATGGAACACGGTTGCCACGACAAGAAACTTCAAAGGTAAGTCAGTCATATGGTAGCTACTCTtgtgaaaatcaaaatttttccgATGCATAACTGTACTGGGCAATACTTTTTGCAGGttttagagaaaataaaagttgTCAATCTCTCTTATTGTAAGTTTCTTGTCAAGACACCTGATTTGGCTCGGATCCCAAATTTGGAGGAGTTGATTCTTGACCATTGTGAATGCTTACTTGAAATTGGTGAATCCATTGGACAACTGAAACGTCTCATCTTGCTGAGCATGGTCGGATGTGCAAATTTAGGTTTTCTCCCCTGTGGAATTTTGCAACTGAATTCCCTTCAACGACTCAGCCTTCAAGGTTGTTCAAAAATCAAGTTCCTACCTGAAGCAAGCAGGATGAATGTAAGGTTGGAGAGTCTACAGCTGCTCATACTTGATCATTGCACTTCATTAACAGAAATACCAGATTATGTTGTTGGGCTCAAGTGCTTACGTTGCCTATCCTTGAAAGGTTGTTCTTTACTTAAACAGATACCTTCTTTCATTGAAAGTTCGGTGGCCTTAGAGGAGCTCATACTTGACCATTGCACTTCATTAACAGAAATGCCATATTATGTTGGACAACTCAAGTGCCTATGTCGCCTATCCTTGGAAGGTTGTTCCTCACTTCAACGACTACCTTGTATTTTGCTTTCGGTGGTCTTAAAGGAGCTCATACTTGATCATTGCACTTCACTGACACAAATACCAGGTTATATTGGAAGACATAATTGCCTACGGCGCCTATCCTTGGAAGGTTGTTCCTCACTTGAACGCCTACCTAGTCCCATGGGAAGGTCGGTAAGAACATGCCCACATTGGCTAGGCAACTTGAAGAGGCTAACTAAAATGCAGTCTAAGAACCCTAGGAAATTGGCTTCAGTGCCCGACCTTTCAAACTTGACAGCAT
This window of the Nymphaea colorata isolate Beijing-Zhang1983 chromosome 2, ASM883128v2, whole genome shotgun sequence genome carries:
- the LOC116247977 gene encoding disease resistance protein Roq1-like isoform X1, which codes for MQSNKAGPSKSTLHRNFHGRFEYDVFLSYRGEDTRKNFAGLFRHILDQKGIHAFFDDLDLQKGEKIEEILDAISRSRFLVPIFSQNYAESKWCLREVAKMVECRKDGGQERLIVPVFFDVNPKDVRHQSGPFKAAFLKHKKERREEVDGWKRALEYVGGISGYDLKAYNGNQSELVSSMVEKIQTVLASKMPLDQEEEYLVGLDRRIEKMMELMDIQVKDVRIIGIHGVGGVGKTTLAKAIYNKCHHKFQASSFIENVREVYKSKGPMELQKQLIQDFSHDKHKINENISSKAVGMIKQKASKKTVLLVLDDVDDKNQLDALAGKRDWFHPGSRIIVTTRQAEILKFAGLQDDAVYMVEELDGEESLQLFKYHAFGDQEPQEKYTKLSKEVVSISNGLPLVVQVFGSLFKTAETPEECDELLKDLRSRRQVSEVHEKLRICYDSLKWNERYIFLDIACLLVGKSSEDAIYMWDGDNLLPHLAIRSLQNRSLIKINKGKFEMHDQIRDMGREIVMTENPSHPEKRSRLWCEEDVVKALTKLQGNKIQGILLNSREESKAKLSTEAFELMSEIRILFINLANFSYCEFQHLPASLKWLEWKGCPLPTLPLESKFKSIVVLNLSRSFISQLWTETPTWSSSIPRKELFDGLKVLDLSCCGCLNATPNFAMAPNLEKLILDECNMLKEVDDSIGSLKKLVFLSIRECVSLEKLPNEIYGLSSLVVFNLEGCSTLVAFPQFLPTNSTTGFLKLEQLILRDCQSLEVLPDLLKFQSLRSLHIDGCQGLDHRRKHLFEDVAFKEWDELGISGSRTPSYEQEFSFLLPVGSINDPLLLQHLQCHGYGDPCENRTIKLHVRHEDTAKRGVLLETMHEAHCDNSKYKDDVYVDCYTINFGRNDKINEVPRGKTIIMKVKAANNFELTKVDVKVQKRSKFRDENMKPFISISRRNFQIGLSIFFDLHEADKLDAIEYSTRMEKRIDDILMQLNVPCGEQMLFFDWIIEELIILTLIFGDIDASWYEQRHGTRLPRQETSKVLEKIKVVNLSYCKFLVKTPDLARIPNLEELILDHCECLLEIGESIGQLKRLILLSMVGCANLGFLPCGILQLNSLQRLSLQGCSKIKFLPEASRMNVRLESLQLLILDHCTSLTEIPDYVVGLKCLRCLSLKGCSLLKQIPSFIESSVALEELILDHCTSLTEMPYYVGQLKCLCRLSLEGCSSLQRLPCILLSVVLKELILDHCTSLTQIPGYIGRHNCLRRLSLEGCSSLERLPSPMGRSVRTCPHWLGNLKRLTKMQSKNPRKLASVPDLSNLTALEELSVEFCTNLVAIPGLQNLRSLKVLYMNGCWHLDLNKIWSQLKEAAFHDLQAFRIGCKNRSGVKTISLPFPRGGRLKSERLQLEKMGVLVERKSKEEIMDHVVKVPEDDSVLNVGVAVRSRLFPPADRPQMALQLREDLESPYAGYHSYTARFGKDDEINKHLRLEPTSATRVPTLHISCQDPTFRMVRANISFHT
- the LOC116247977 gene encoding disease resistance protein RUN1-like isoform X2, giving the protein MQSNKAGPSKSTLHRNFHGRFEYDVFLSYRGEDTRKNFAGLFRHILDQKGIHAFFDDLDLQKGEKIEEILDAISRSRFLVPIFSQNYAESKWCLREVAKMVECRKDGGQERLIVPVFFDVNPKDVRHQSGPFKAAFLKHKKERREEVDGWKRALEYVGGISGYDLKAYNGNQSELVSSMVEKIQTVLASKMPLDQEEEYLVGLDRRIEKMMELMDIQVKDVRIIGIHGVGGVGKTTLAKAIYNKCHHKFQASSFIENVREVYKSKGPMELQKQLIQDFSHDKHKINENISSKAVGMIKQKASKKTVLLVLDDVDDKNQLDALAGKRDWFHPGSRIIVTTRQAEILKFAGLQDDAVYMVEELDGEESLQLFKYHAFGDQEPQEKYTKLSKEVVSISNGLPLVVQVFGSLFKTAETPEECDELLKDLRSRRQVSEVHEKLRICYDSLKWNERYIFLDIACLLVGKSSEDAIYMWDGDNLLPHLAIRSLQNRSLIKINKGKFEMHDQIRDMGREIVMTENPSHPEKRSRLWCEEDVVKALTKLQGNKIQGILLNSREESKAKLSTEAFELMSEIRILFINLANFSYCEFQHLPASLKWLEWKGCPLPTLPLESKFKSIVVLNLSRSFISQLWTETPTWSSSIPRKELFDGLKVLDLSCCGCLNATPNFAMAPNLEKLILDECNMLKEVDDSIGSLKKLVFLSIRECVSLEKLPNEIYGLSSLVVFNLEGCSTLVAFPQFLPTNSTTGFLKLEQLILRDCQSLEVLPDLLKFQSLRSLHIDGCQGLDHRRKHLFEDVAFKEWDELGISGSRTPSYEQEFSFLLPVGSINDPLLLQHLQCHGYGDPCENRTIKLHVRHEDTAKRGVLLETMHEAHCDNSKYKDDVYVDCYTINFGRNDKINEVPRGKTIIMKVKAANNFELTKVDVKVQKRSKFRDENMKPFISISRRNFQIGLSIFFDLHEADKLDAIEYSTRMEKRIDDILMQLNVPCGEQMLFFDWIIEELIILTLIFGDIDASWYEQRHGTRLPRQETSKVLEKIKVVNLSYCKFLVKTPDLARIPNLEELILDHCECLLEIGESIGQLKRLILLSMVGCANLGFLPCGILQLNSLQRLSLQGCSKIKFLPEASRMNVRLESLQLLILDHCTSLTEIPDYVVGLKCLRCLSLKGCSLLKQIPSFIESSVALEELILDHCTSLTEMPYYVGQLKCLCRLSLEGYIGRHNCLRRLSLEGCSSLERLPSPMGRSVRTCPHWLGNLKRLTKMQSKNPRKLASVPDLSNLTALEELSVEFCTNLVAIPGLQNLRSLKVLYMNGCWHLDLNKIWSQLKEAAFHDLQAFRIGCKNRSGVKTISLPFPRGGRLKSERLQLEKMGVLVERKSKEEIMDHVVKVPEDDSVLNVGVAVRSRLFPPADRPQMALQLREDLESPYAGYHSYTARFGKDDEINKHLRLEPTSATRVPTLHISCQDPTFRMVRANISFHT